From a single Candidatus Neomarinimicrobiota bacterium genomic region:
- a CDS encoding GntR family transcriptional regulator: MTIHKLILNKIEFNRNGIIPIYYQLQEALWESIEDGIYKPHDKLPSENEICAQLHVSRNTAQRALKAIVDKGAAYRVQGRGTFVTDKSITFSVTAKLSFSSEIIGLTKKIQTILNFSKNQSASPHIARLLEIEEGEQVTTIQRIRQVDGTSTALMTSYIPQKLVPGLIDTLVPEASLYKTVKDRYGLEVLSATETLKTVNANEYEAHLLNIAERDAVFLIERISKSTAGHVLELARTVLRGDISKFYLELGE, translated from the coding sequence TTGACTATACACAAATTAATATTGAACAAAATAGAATTTAATCGGAATGGAATAATTCCCATCTACTATCAATTGCAAGAGGCTTTATGGGAAAGCATCGAAGATGGCATCTATAAGCCCCATGACAAATTACCGTCTGAAAATGAAATTTGTGCTCAGCTCCATGTGAGTAGAAATACGGCCCAGAGAGCACTGAAAGCTATAGTGGACAAAGGTGCAGCTTACAGGGTTCAAGGCCGGGGAACGTTTGTAACGGATAAATCCATAACCTTCAGTGTTACTGCAAAACTTAGTTTTTCTTCGGAAATCATCGGTCTGACAAAGAAAATTCAGACAATTCTGAATTTCTCAAAAAATCAGAGTGCATCCCCACACATAGCCCGACTTCTTGAAATAGAGGAAGGCGAACAAGTCACAACGATTCAGCGTATTCGACAGGTTGATGGCACTTCCACGGCACTGATGACTTCATATATTCCTCAAAAATTGGTCCCGGGGCTGATAGATACGCTGGTGCCCGAGGCGTCTCTTTATAAAACCGTAAAAGATAGATATGGACTTGAAGTTTTATCAGCAACTGAAACGCTAAAGACGGTAAATGCTAATGAATATGAAGCCCATCTATTAAATATTGCAGAGCGGGATGCGGTCTTTCTGATTGAGCGAATAAGCAAATCTACGGCAGGACATGTCCTGGAATTGGCAAGAACAGTCCTGCGTGGGGATATTAGTAAATTTTATTTAGAATTAGGTGAGTAG
- a CDS encoding aldo/keto reductase, translating into MEYTHLGRTGLSVSRLCLGTMNFGPHTAEKESFEIMDHAQEVGLNFIDTADVYGWKLGEGITEQIVGRWIAASGKRDDIVLGTKVYGKMGKGINDRGLSAYHIIQACEASLKRLKTDHIDLYQMHHIDRTTPWDEIWQAMELLVQQGKVLYVGSSNFAAIDIVKAQYEAKNRHFLGLVSEQSLYNLQTRTVELELIPACLEYGIGLIPWSPLAGGLLGGILGPGDKVRRQEESRTAMIEKHRNQIERYEAFCSDLGKAPAKVALAWLLSQPAVTAPIIGPRTMNQFKDALQSLEIKLTEEQLLTLDEIWPGPGGHAPEAYAW; encoded by the coding sequence ATGGAATACACCCATCTCGGGAGAACCGGATTGAGCGTCAGCAGGCTATGTCTTGGCACCATGAATTTCGGTCCCCATACTGCAGAAAAAGAGAGTTTTGAAATTATGGATCACGCCCAGGAAGTTGGGCTCAATTTTATTGATACAGCTGATGTCTATGGCTGGAAGCTCGGTGAAGGTATCACGGAGCAAATTGTGGGTCGCTGGATAGCGGCATCTGGGAAACGGGATGATATTGTCCTGGGCACAAAAGTATATGGCAAAATGGGGAAGGGTATCAATGATCGTGGACTTTCAGCCTATCACATCATCCAAGCCTGTGAAGCAAGTTTAAAGCGTCTCAAAACGGATCATATTGATCTTTACCAGATGCATCATATCGATCGCACCACGCCTTGGGATGAAATCTGGCAGGCCATGGAATTACTTGTTCAACAGGGCAAGGTCCTCTATGTGGGCAGTAGCAATTTTGCAGCAATTGATATTGTCAAGGCTCAGTATGAAGCCAAAAACCGTCACTTCCTGGGACTGGTATCTGAACAAAGTTTGTATAATCTTCAAACCCGGACAGTTGAGTTGGAGCTTATCCCGGCCTGCCTTGAATATGGTATTGGCTTAATACCCTGGAGCCCGCTGGCTGGTGGACTTCTGGGTGGCATTCTGGGACCTGGCGATAAGGTTCGTCGCCAGGAGGAATCCAGGACCGCCATGATTGAGAAACATCGGAATCAAATCGAACGCTACGAGGCGTTCTGCAGCGACCTGGGGAAAGCCCCGGCAAAAGTTGCCCTGGCCTGGCTGTTGAGTCAACCTGCCGTCACTGCTCCCATTATCGGACCAAGAACCATGAATCAGTTCAAGGATGCACTGCAGTCTCTTGAAATAAAATTAACCGAGGAGCAATTGCTCACTCTGGATGAGATTTGGCCAGGTCCTGGAGGACATGCTCCTGAGGCCTATGCCTGGTAA
- a CDS encoding metallophosphoesterase — translation MQVRMFIRHVRLTVVFSSLYLLIIGGCGVDQSVVKIAIMGDQTGAYNLDSAYSVMATAAQRMGTHSPDLLLHVGDMTESRVMDSNEYVSDFNQAIGIMKSLDIPWYLTAGDHDVNPGSYEPQSADRSNETRFRDLCINAGLPMQDNLYYSADLQGYHLVFLYSLENLHTDPRWGSIFLNGISEKQLEWLQKDLEDNKDAKGIIVVTHHPHWYSWSNWYPVHNVLRDYPVVAVIGGHFHYDQADGLIDGIKYMVVGATGGVIKEADAESGGCHEYALLSLKGGDISSYELHEVFSDSLLKETSRRSMDRIQAISSSMSNIFGDENLVIGDGKVWSRDVNGSLTHKTIIDIESIGNPIDLPVELAINPLGPYLGSPRWVGSKVGNRGDTSITLEPGEKIGWANYSNTGQWHKPAAIWQTDIAVDSLLTEHPSTLGVRIKMEFVDIQPRWIATNILFPLREK, via the coding sequence ATGCAAGTAAGAATGTTTATTCGCCATGTCCGCTTGACAGTAGTCTTTTCATCTCTTTATTTGTTGATCATTGGGGGCTGTGGAGTTGACCAATCAGTGGTAAAAATTGCCATTATGGGTGATCAGACGGGTGCTTATAACCTCGATTCAGCATATTCAGTTATGGCAACCGCCGCACAGCGAATGGGCACGCATTCACCAGATCTACTCCTCCATGTTGGTGATATGACAGAAAGCCGTGTCATGGATAGCAATGAATATGTATCCGATTTTAACCAGGCAATTGGAATAATGAAATCACTGGACATCCCCTGGTATCTCACGGCAGGAGATCATGATGTCAATCCTGGTTCCTATGAACCACAATCTGCTGACAGATCGAACGAAACACGTTTTAGAGACTTATGTATAAATGCTGGGCTACCAATGCAGGATAATCTGTATTATTCGGCTGATTTACAAGGTTACCATCTGGTTTTTTTATATTCACTTGAAAATCTTCATACAGATCCTCGTTGGGGATCGATCTTCCTGAATGGCATCTCTGAGAAACAATTGGAATGGCTTCAAAAGGATCTTGAGGATAACAAGGACGCTAAAGGAATTATTGTTGTCACCCACCATCCACACTGGTATTCATGGTCAAATTGGTATCCTGTCCACAATGTGTTGAGGGACTATCCAGTTGTTGCCGTCATCGGCGGTCATTTCCATTATGATCAGGCTGATGGCTTAATTGATGGCATTAAGTATATGGTCGTGGGCGCAACAGGCGGTGTTATAAAGGAAGCGGATGCTGAATCTGGCGGCTGTCATGAATACGCCCTGCTTAGCCTCAAGGGTGGTGACATAAGTAGCTATGAGCTCCATGAAGTATTCAGCGATTCTCTTCTTAAGGAGACTTCACGTCGATCCATGGATCGAATCCAGGCCATTTCCAGTTCCATGAGTAATATCTTTGGAGATGAGAACTTGGTGATAGGGGATGGGAAAGTCTGGTCCAGAGATGTCAATGGTAGCCTCACCCATAAAACGATCATCGATATTGAATCAATTGGAAATCCCATTGATTTGCCTGTAGAATTAGCAATTAACCCCCTGGGTCCTTATTTGGGATCACCCCGGTGGGTGGGAAGCAAAGTGGGGAACAGAGGAGATACATCTATTACTCTGGAACCAGGTGAAAAAATTGGTTGGGCAAACTACTCCAATACCGGACAATGGCATAAACCGGCTGCTATCTGGCAAACAGACATCGCAGTTGATTCACTATTAACGGAGCACCCTTCAACCCTTGGTGTAAGAATCAAGATGGAATTTGTGGATATACAACCACGCTGGATTGCTACAAATATTCTTTTCCCACTCAGGGAAAAGTAG
- a CDS encoding nucleoside transporter yields MQYMVNIFGIFALMGIAWALSNNRKIVNWHAVGWGLGLQLIFALFVFVIPIGSRFFLFINDVVLAVLDSAYAGTYFVFGPLAVGPGSVGPGGETSLGFILITQALPTIIFFAALMGILYYFGIMNKLIQGFSWVFTRLMRISGAESLSASSNIFVGVESSLVIRPHLAGMTKSELTTILTAGMATIASSMLAVYVFMLRDQFPTIAAHLVSASIMNAPAAIIMSKLIYPESETPETLGIHVKSEYKREPNFIAAIISSSNAGVKLIVGIVTLLLAFLGLVALADKILILFGSQINALFGIGIDWTLKGLMGYLFYPITLLLGVPLEDAGHVSKIIGSRAIVTEVTAFQNLAALLKSGVVLEPRTVVITTYALTGFAHIASLAIFVGGIGALVPKRITDLSRLGFRALIAATLATLLTACIAGLFYNPNSVLINM; encoded by the coding sequence ATGCAGTATATGGTAAACATTTTTGGAATATTTGCTCTGATGGGTATTGCCTGGGCCTTATCAAACAATAGAAAAATTGTGAATTGGCATGCGGTTGGATGGGGATTGGGTCTACAATTGATATTCGCCTTGTTTGTATTCGTTATCCCAATTGGCTCTCGCTTCTTTCTCTTTATCAATGATGTTGTCCTGGCAGTATTAGATAGTGCTTATGCAGGTACCTATTTCGTCTTTGGACCTCTGGCTGTAGGTCCTGGCAGTGTGGGCCCGGGAGGGGAAACTTCATTGGGTTTCATCCTCATTACGCAAGCCCTTCCTACGATCATATTTTTCGCCGCGCTTATGGGTATACTGTATTATTTCGGTATCATGAATAAGCTCATTCAGGGCTTTTCCTGGGTATTCACACGTCTCATGAGAATCAGTGGTGCTGAATCACTCAGCGCTTCATCAAATATTTTTGTTGGGGTCGAATCTTCATTGGTCATTAGACCACACCTGGCGGGCATGACCAAATCTGAGCTGACAACTATTCTTACTGCTGGTATGGCAACAATTGCCTCCAGTATGCTGGCAGTGTATGTATTCATGCTCAGGGATCAGTTCCCTACCATTGCGGCACATCTTGTATCAGCCTCTATCATGAATGCCCCTGCAGCGATTATCATGTCAAAACTGATTTACCCTGAAAGTGAAACGCCAGAAACCCTGGGCATACATGTAAAATCTGAGTACAAACGAGAACCAAATTTCATCGCCGCCATTATTTCAAGTTCAAATGCAGGAGTAAAGTTGATCGTAGGTATCGTAACTCTCCTTCTGGCTTTTCTTGGGCTGGTGGCTCTGGCAGATAAAATCCTCATTCTTTTTGGGTCTCAGATCAATGCTTTGTTTGGAATTGGTATCGATTGGACATTGAAAGGGCTTATGGGCTATTTGTTCTACCCCATAACTTTATTGCTTGGTGTTCCCCTTGAAGATGCAGGTCATGTAAGCAAAATAATTGGTAGCCGAGCTATCGTGACAGAAGTGACGGCATTTCAAAACCTTGCAGCGCTTCTGAAAAGTGGGGTGGTTCTCGAGCCTCGAACCGTTGTAATTACTACATACGCGCTCACTGGTTTTGCACATATCGCATCACTGGCCATATTTGTTGGTGGTATTGGCGCTCTCGTGCCAAAAAGAATTACTGACCTGTCTCGTCTTGGTTTTAGAGCTCTAATAGCCGCAACACTGGCGACCCTTCTCACGGCCTGTATTGCTGGTCTATTTTATAATCCGAATTCAGTCTTAATTAATATGTAA
- a CDS encoding YncE family protein → MRKTIHWLLMIAIVLFGVTACEDDPEEQETPEAALALYVLNAIGVTISQVDLETDAVTNNVGTLGQYPNQVMYHKGKVYVVNSGTNNIMIFDPDNNFAAETPIALGDGNNPMNMVFYDDNTAYVACSMSGKVLKVNMATKTVAMEITAGTGTTGITLADGKIYATNSGFNPDYTYSPGTVTVINGATGAVVTTIDVELNPQAAATDPDGLVHVVCTGDWWSTFGKVVVINPATDTVVETIMTAGTPGSIAISESDGIAYLGVWGYGLLSYNWETYAMVSDTSDYFWGSGGSGVTCDTEGHVFLSIWDDDQVLKLGADETVLATYDVGDSPSSLALRIE, encoded by the coding sequence ATGAGAAAAACGATTCATTGGTTGCTGATGATTGCCATCGTGCTTTTTGGAGTAACCGCTTGCGAGGATGATCCAGAAGAACAGGAAACACCAGAAGCCGCCCTGGCATTGTATGTATTGAATGCCATCGGTGTCACCATCTCCCAGGTTGATCTTGAAACCGATGCGGTGACGAATAATGTTGGCACACTTGGCCAGTACCCAAATCAGGTGATGTATCATAAGGGTAAGGTTTATGTTGTAAACTCTGGAACCAACAATATCATGATCTTTGATCCTGATAATAACTTTGCTGCCGAAACACCCATTGCATTGGGTGATGGTAATAATCCCATGAACATGGTCTTTTATGACGATAATACTGCCTATGTAGCATGTTCGATGTCTGGTAAAGTACTCAAAGTAAATATGGCCACAAAAACCGTTGCCATGGAAATTACCGCCGGTACAGGCACAACGGGAATCACCCTGGCTGATGGAAAGATCTATGCCACCAATTCAGGGTTTAATCCTGATTACACCTATTCACCGGGTACGGTTACTGTGATCAACGGTGCCACGGGTGCTGTAGTTACCACCATCGATGTGGAACTGAATCCTCAGGCTGCTGCAACTGATCCAGACGGACTGGTTCATGTGGTTTGTACGGGTGACTGGTGGTCAACCTTTGGCAAGGTAGTGGTTATCAATCCTGCCACAGATACTGTGGTCGAGACCATTATGACCGCTGGAACTCCTGGCAGTATCGCTATTTCAGAAAGCGACGGGATAGCCTATCTCGGTGTCTGGGGCTATGGATTGCTCTCCTATAACTGGGAAACTTATGCCATGGTTAGTGACACCAGCGACTATTTCTGGGGTTCAGGCGGTTCAGGAGTTACCTGCGATACGGAAGGACATGTCTTCCTTTCAATCTGGGATGATGATCAGGTGCTCAAACTTGGAGCTGACGAAACCGTCCTAGCTACTTATGATGTTGGAGATTCGCCTTCTTCATTGGCCTTAAGAATCGAGTAG
- a CDS encoding adenosylhomocysteinase, with product MIKDFIVEDLSLAPSGHVKIAWAGRWMGVLNRLEKRFASHGVFQGKRISICIHLEAKTAYLAEVIQRLGAEVWITSSNPTSSKDDVCAALAEKGIHVFARHDASEADFESYLEAITSCKPHVVVDDGGDVCEYLGKHPEHTANLMGICEETTTGVNRLREKSKRGELKYPALAINDAQSKFLFDNRHGTGQSTWSSIMNLTNLTVVGKTVVVVGFGWVGRGVAHRAAGLGAEVIVTEIDPWKAWEARMEGFRIMTLLEAAPQGDYFVTCTGEERVIRQEHFEIMKRGAFLSNAGHFGYEIDIPVLKDMAISSQVLREKVEEYQLADDRKLYLLADGDIINIAGGLGHPVEIMDMSFSLQLAAMHHVLSASDLTPGLQAVPLEIDEMIVREKMAVEGFSIDKDPKKEI from the coding sequence ATGATAAAAGATTTCATTGTTGAAGACCTGAGCCTGGCACCATCGGGACATGTGAAAATTGCCTGGGCTGGTCGTTGGATGGGTGTCCTAAACCGTCTAGAGAAACGATTTGCCTCCCATGGCGTGTTTCAGGGGAAGCGTATTTCCATCTGTATTCATCTCGAGGCCAAAACAGCTTATCTGGCAGAAGTGATTCAGCGGCTTGGAGCTGAAGTGTGGATCACCAGCAGCAACCCAACCTCCTCAAAAGATGATGTTTGTGCAGCCCTGGCTGAGAAAGGGATTCATGTTTTTGCACGGCATGATGCATCTGAGGCTGACTTTGAATCTTACCTGGAAGCTATTACATCCTGCAAACCACACGTGGTTGTTGATGATGGTGGCGATGTTTGTGAATATCTGGGGAAACACCCCGAGCATACAGCTAACCTCATGGGAATATGCGAAGAAACGACTACTGGCGTAAATCGGCTGCGTGAAAAGAGTAAACGTGGTGAACTTAAATATCCTGCTCTGGCTATCAATGATGCCCAATCAAAATTCTTGTTTGATAATCGCCATGGTACCGGTCAATCAACCTGGTCATCTATAATGAATTTAACCAACCTAACAGTTGTGGGCAAAACCGTGGTGGTGGTTGGATTTGGGTGGGTTGGTCGTGGAGTGGCGCACCGGGCGGCCGGTTTGGGAGCCGAGGTCATTGTCACTGAAATTGATCCCTGGAAAGCCTGGGAAGCCCGAATGGAAGGCTTCAGAATCATGACTTTGCTGGAAGCTGCCCCGCAGGGTGATTATTTCGTGACCTGCACTGGGGAAGAGCGAGTCATTCGCCAAGAACATTTTGAGATAATGAAGCGGGGTGCCTTTCTTTCAAATGCTGGACACTTTGGCTATGAGATCGACATACCAGTTCTCAAGGACATGGCGATTTCTTCACAAGTGCTGCGTGAGAAAGTTGAAGAATATCAATTGGCTGACGATAGGAAACTGTATCTGTTGGCAGACGGTGATATCATAAATATTGCAGGTGGTCTGGGTCATCCAGTTGAGATCATGGACATGTCCTTCTCCCTCCAATTGGCGGCCATGCACCATGTGTTGAGCGCATCAGATTTGACGCCTGGTTTACAAGCAGTTCCATTAGAGATTGACGAAATGATTGTCCGTGAGAAAATGGCAGTCGAAGGTTTCTCCATCGACAAAGATCCTAAGAAAGAAATTTAA
- a CDS encoding TonB-dependent receptor, whose protein sequence is MSKITTALTILIIANLSVSIVSGQDKGMLVGKILDSETGDPLFAACVFIQNSHQGAETDHEGYYWIPDVPPGRYDIMASRIGYSSVEGLVAEIAAGQTTELNIHMQDDPVYAREEVTVTATRGNALVSEVPASVDIITAATIELQKPQNLAEVMQNIQGVNIKDYGGLGGIKSVSLRGSSSGQVLVMVDGQRINDAASGQVDFSRISVEGVEKIEVVRGGGSALYGADAIGGVINIITKKESSRESTSAALDFMAGSFSSSSAKANIRRSGKKYAGAFTYKILQTKGNFLYPHLFLDTLIEKNNNEFVAHDFFTSFQYTLGEKPMEHIIDLSHNYYSNDKGSSGSTSQPYDSARTTTRTNRLNLNIQGKLNLFNSYRLQGFLNQATNTYKNAELSVAVDDIHKSLTTGMELQLTSILAANHTLIYGTGLRQNQSGGDGSSDPVNTRTERFLFVQDEYFIHAHESLGLRSIAFLPALRFDSYSDFGNHFSPKLGLVFNFGDSWRTSLKSNLGYNYKAPSFNDLYWPEDAFAVGNPDLSPEHGTDWDIGLRLRYPILNGIAFDISYFRMQLTDLIIWQQGGTDSKWAPQNVSKALNQGMESSLSLELFPDVLNLSANYTHLLAKNDDQDDRNSYQKFLVYRPEHTANLNLDASWLQFTVGYSWQYVGYRYVLPANTIWLDPFQVSDITFGWHSALGGLDLDVTLQVKNIFDELYEFVQYQPIPGREFRLNIGIG, encoded by the coding sequence GATCCACTCTTTGCTGCCTGCGTATTTATTCAAAATAGCCATCAAGGTGCTGAAACTGATCATGAGGGCTACTACTGGATCCCCGATGTACCCCCTGGGAGATATGATATTATGGCGTCAAGAATTGGATATAGTTCTGTGGAAGGATTGGTGGCGGAAATCGCTGCTGGCCAGACCACGGAATTGAATATTCATATGCAGGATGACCCGGTCTACGCCAGGGAAGAAGTGACGGTTACGGCTACCCGTGGTAATGCATTGGTGAGTGAAGTTCCAGCCTCAGTAGATATCATAACCGCAGCTACCATTGAATTGCAGAAACCGCAGAATTTGGCTGAAGTAATGCAGAATATCCAGGGGGTCAATATCAAGGACTATGGTGGCCTTGGTGGTATCAAGTCTGTTTCATTGCGTGGTTCGAGCTCTGGCCAGGTGCTGGTTATGGTAGATGGTCAGCGTATAAATGATGCTGCCTCAGGGCAGGTTGATTTTAGTCGAATCTCCGTAGAAGGTGTGGAAAAGATAGAGGTCGTCCGCGGCGGTGGGTCAGCTTTATATGGTGCCGATGCCATTGGCGGTGTCATCAATATCATCACCAAGAAAGAAAGCAGCAGGGAATCCACCAGTGCAGCTCTGGATTTCATGGCGGGATCATTTTCATCAAGTTCTGCAAAAGCAAATATCCGGCGATCCGGGAAGAAATATGCGGGTGCTTTTACATACAAGATCCTGCAAACAAAAGGAAATTTCCTATATCCACATCTTTTTCTGGATACACTCATCGAGAAAAATAATAATGAATTTGTTGCTCATGACTTCTTCACCAGTTTCCAGTATACGCTGGGTGAAAAACCTATGGAGCACATAATTGATCTCTCACATAATTACTATTCTAACGATAAAGGCAGCTCGGGTTCTACCTCTCAGCCATATGACAGTGCCCGTACAACCACTCGGACGAATCGGCTAAATCTGAATATCCAGGGAAAACTGAACCTGTTCAATTCTTACCGGCTTCAGGGATTCTTAAATCAGGCGACCAACACTTATAAGAATGCTGAATTGTCTGTGGCAGTGGATGATATTCACAAATCCTTGACCACGGGCATGGAATTACAACTCACCAGCATACTGGCGGCTAATCATACCCTCATTTATGGAACCGGACTCCGCCAGAACCAGAGCGGAGGAGACGGCTCATCCGATCCAGTAAACACCAGGACTGAACGCTTTCTCTTTGTCCAGGATGAATATTTTATCCATGCTCATGAGTCACTGGGACTACGCTCAATTGCTTTTCTGCCTGCCTTACGTTTTGATAGCTATAGTGACTTTGGAAACCATTTCTCACCTAAACTTGGATTGGTTTTCAATTTTGGAGATAGCTGGCGAACCTCGCTAAAATCAAATCTGGGCTACAATTACAAGGCACCCAGCTTCAATGATCTCTATTGGCCGGAAGATGCATTTGCTGTGGGAAATCCCGATCTCTCCCCAGAGCATGGAACGGACTGGGATATTGGTCTGCGCCTCCGCTATCCAATCCTGAATGGTATCGCTTTTGATATCAGCTACTTCAGAATGCAGCTTACTGATCTCATTATCTGGCAACAGGGGGGTACGGATAGTAAGTGGGCTCCCCAAAATGTGAGCAAAGCGCTTAATCAGGGCATGGAAAGTTCCCTGAGCCTCGAGCTATTTCCTGATGTTCTCAATCTGAGCGCGAATTACACTCATTTACTCGCAAAAAATGATGATCAGGATGATCGAAATTCTTATCAGAAATTCTTGGTCTATCGACCTGAGCACACTGCCAATCTTAATTTAGATGCCAGTTGGTTACAATTTACCGTGGGCTATAGCTGGCAATACGTGGGCTACCGTTATGTCCTGCCTGCCAATACGATTTGGCTGGACCCCTTTCAGGTATCAGATATCACTTTTGGATGGCATTCGGCACTGGGAGGGTTGGACCTGGATGTCACCCTGCAGGTAAAAAATATTTTTGATGAACTATATGAATTTGTTCAGTATCAACCCATTCCTGGTCGGGAGTTCCGGCTAAATATTGGAATCGGGTGA